The Haloimpatiens massiliensis genome contains a region encoding:
- a CDS encoding AraC family transcriptional regulator: MGWAQRMEATVDYIENHLTEDIMYDEVAKIACCSMHQFGRVFSYIVGISLSEYIRRRRLTLSALELQSSNAKVIDIAMKYGYNSPDAFTRAFFTIHGVTPKVARALGVKLKAYPRITFCISIKGDVEMEYRIEEKEDINLVGTVKCIKRQSANTIANDWKESAGEVWTTWDEFLNGGTDEKIGDVYKLYRAPMWQMGFTKTLDNGETLLAIGAQADENVLTDLDNYTIPASKWAIFTVRGSLSGKEHPIDEMWARITTEWIPNSGYKRAADYEIEVYPPGDTSSDEYICEIWIPIDK; this comes from the coding sequence ATGGGGTGGGCTCAAAGAATGGAAGCAACAGTGGATTATATTGAAAATCATTTGACTGAGGATATCATGTATGATGAAGTAGCGAAAATTGCTTGCTGCTCAATGCATCAATTTGGACGTGTTTTTTCCTATATTGTAGGTATATCTCTATCTGAGTATATTCGTCGCAGGCGATTAACCCTTTCAGCATTAGAGTTGCAAAGTAGCAATGCGAAAGTAATTGATATTGCAATGAAATATGGATATAATTCGCCAGATGCATTCACTCGTGCTTTTTTCACAATACATGGTGTAACTCCTAAAGTAGCGCGCGCTTTGGGAGTAAAGCTTAAAGCCTATCCACGTATCACCTTTTGTATTTCAATTAAAGGAGATGTAGAGATGGAATATCGTATTGAAGAAAAGGAAGATATAAATTTAGTTGGAACAGTTAAGTGTATAAAGAGGCAATCAGCAAATACTATAGCAAATGACTGGAAAGAATCTGCAGGTGAAGTTTGGACTACATGGGATGAATTTTTAAATGGTGGTACTGATGAGAAGATTGGCGATGTCTACAAGCTCTATCGAGCTCCTATGTGGCAGATGGGCTTTACGAAAACATTAGATAATGGAGAAACATTACTTGCAATAGGTGCTCAGGCAGATGAAAATGTTTTGACGGATCTTGATAACTATACTATTCCTGCTAGCAAATGGGCAATATTTACTGTAAGGGGTAGCCTTAGCGGTAAAGAACATCCAATTGATGAAATGTGGGCAAGAATAACAACTGAATGGATTCCAAACAGTGGATATAAAAGAGCAGCTGATTATGAAATTGAAGTATATCCTCCGGGAGACACAAGTTCCGATGAGTATATTTGTGAAATATGGATTCCTATTGATAAATAA
- a CDS encoding radical SAM protein: MNSVYLAFLDNSNLHYFGDCSIVIRDTEKYMLDDIETYIVEKINGEKTIDDIAKEIDTELEIGNFADVREKIFQFINSKKEFICTNTVPIHSEMYVTGSKKIKMPYNLIFSLTNKCHHKCIHCYKESSNEKEEHISKERILKTLNFLKGNLNSIQLTGGEPMLHDDFYEILDFCKENFKTTITTTGTLINSENAHRFKGLKNIQIPLYSANEEEHDRFTRTKGSFRKAIRAIEELIKNDIYPSIGSILAKNSVKEAEDLINLCIRLNIKRIRFGYLFPLERARNTNNVELLSEKEILKILNSLKIKYRDKINVDCDKEEDYNPKFNINQESVQPYSNSKCLLCGGGTFSLAISGNGNVKPCEIIPDDVFSMGNIINEDIEEIITNEKFENLPICMKKWQSELQNEGNDIESVCAQLKNYCLKYT; encoded by the coding sequence ATGAACTCAGTATATCTAGCTTTTTTAGACAATAGTAATCTACATTACTTTGGAGATTGTTCTATAGTTATAAGAGATACTGAAAAATACATGTTAGATGATATAGAAACATATATAGTAGAAAAGATAAATGGAGAAAAGACTATAGATGATATAGCAAAAGAAATTGATACTGAATTAGAGATTGGTAATTTTGCAGATGTTAGAGAAAAGATTTTTCAGTTCATTAATAGTAAAAAGGAGTTTATTTGTACTAATACTGTGCCGATACATAGTGAAATGTATGTAACAGGTAGCAAAAAAATAAAAATGCCTTATAATTTAATATTTAGTCTTACTAATAAGTGTCACCATAAGTGTATTCATTGTTATAAAGAATCTAGTAATGAAAAGGAAGAACATATATCCAAAGAGAGGATTTTAAAAACTCTTAATTTTTTAAAGGGCAATTTGAATAGTATACAGCTTACAGGTGGAGAGCCTATGTTGCATGATGATTTTTATGAAATCTTAGATTTTTGTAAGGAAAATTTTAAAACAACTATTACTACAACAGGTACACTAATAAATAGTGAAAATGCTCATAGATTTAAAGGATTAAAAAATATTCAAATACCACTATACTCAGCTAATGAAGAGGAACACGATAGGTTTACAAGAACTAAAGGATCTTTTAGAAAAGCCATAAGGGCTATTGAGGAACTTATAAAAAATGACATTTATCCATCCATAGGTTCTATTTTAGCAAAGAACTCTGTTAAAGAAGCAGAAGATTTAATAAATTTATGCATAAGACTTAATATAAAAAGGATAAGATTTGGATATTTATTTCCACTAGAAAGAGCAAGGAATACTAATAATGTTGAGTTATTATCAGAAAAAGAAATATTAAAAATACTTAATTCTTTAAAGATAAAGTATAGGGATAAAATAAATGTAGATTGTGATAAAGAAGAGGACTATAATCCAAAGTTTAATATAAATCAAGAAAGTGTACAACCATATTCAAATTCTAAATGTCTTTTATGCGGAGGAGGCACTTTTTCTTTAGCTATAAGTGGAAATGGAAACGTGAAACCATGCGAAATAATTCCTGATGATGTTTTTTCTATGGGCAATATAATAAATGAAGATATTGAAGAGATAATAACCAATGAAAAATTTGAAAATTTACCAATATGCATGAAAAAATGGCAGAGTGAATTGCAAAATGAAGGGAACGATATAGAAAGTGTATGTGCCCAGTTAAAAAATTACTGTCTTAAATATACGTAG
- a CDS encoding TrmH family RNA methyltransferase yields the protein MNLNIEELYREFSNLKFVGSKEPSIRNINKLIKNKKVEDENLFVIEGLWAYEKIINSNIRIRNFVFCPDFIKSKTMLEMVRFIVSAADNSHLISSNLCSRLSSRNSGEGFFLLCSFPRYKLDDIELKENNLLVILDGLEKPGNIGTIIRSVDGAGGDGVIICNSNVRKTNQKLIKSSMGSSFMLPVINKDINEIIMWLKANKFKIISTDLKATKNYYNADYKGRIAIIAGNEIHGISDTWNECQCERVIIPMFGGADSLNVGVAATMVVYEASFCQRGL from the coding sequence ATGAATTTAAATATTGAGGAGTTATATAGGGAGTTTTCTAATTTAAAATTTGTGGGCAGTAAGGAACCTTCAATAAGAAATATAAATAAATTAATAAAGAATAAAAAGGTTGAGGATGAAAACTTATTTGTTATAGAAGGATTATGGGCCTATGAAAAAATAATTAATAGCAATATAAGAATAAGAAATTTTGTGTTTTGTCCAGATTTTATTAAAAGCAAAACTATGCTTGAAATGGTTCGATTTATTGTTAGCGCAGCAGATAATTCACATTTAATATCAAGTAATCTATGTAGTAGATTAAGTAGTAGAAATAGTGGTGAGGGATTTTTTTTATTATGTAGTTTTCCGCGGTATAAACTTGATGATATAGAATTGAAGGAGAACAATTTGCTAGTAATACTTGATGGATTAGAGAAACCAGGGAATATTGGAACAATTATAAGATCTGTTGATGGTGCTGGTGGAGATGGAGTAATTATTTGTAATAGTAATGTGAGAAAAACAAATCAAAAATTAATAAAGTCAAGTATGGGATCTAGTTTTATGCTGCCAGTAATAAATAAGGATATAAATGAAATTATAATGTGGCTTAAAGCTAATAAATTTAAAATTATTAGTACTGATCTAAAGGCTACTAAAAATTATTATAATGCTGACTATAAAGGGAGGATTGCTATTATTGCAGGAAATGAAATACATGGTATTTCAGATACTTGGAATGAATGTCAATGTGAAAGAGTAATAATACCTATGTTTGGAGGAGCAGATTCATTAAATGTAGGAGTTGCAGCCACAATGGTTGTTTATGAAGCAAGTTTTTGTCAAAGAGGATTATGA
- a CDS encoding HAMP domain-containing methyl-accepting chemotaxis protein: protein MLKTIKSKITFIVLLLLSIIIFIGLNSLVKLKTVNEKSTIISQQMIPGIIYSEELNTLTSDFRILEYEHVIAENKETMSAKEKAMEEKNKEIQEFIKKYENTATAEKDKKLINDVKDKWSHYLDLNKKAAVLSNQLKTEEAMKILNTESKEAFDSASSTLLKLAQLNKQASENASLEGDRQYENSKKFTLIILIVLALVSVGVGIVIIKSITKSLDILKRELDVLSEKGGDLTQEIVVDSKDEINELAKSINKFINNIRNIMVSVTENVDNIEVVVDTINGSMSKLNENIEGVSATTQELSASMEETAASSEEMSATSKEIESAVNSIAEKSTEGAQHAEEIHTRAKETQTNVQTSQKRSNDIFISTSSSLKKAIEQSKVVEQISVLSEAIMQITQQTNLLALNAAIEASRAGEAGRGFSVVADEIRKLAEQSKDAVVEIKNITDKVTENVDNLGKHSSNLLTFVSTDVDNDYKTMLKVADKYNKDGNFIDNIVTDFSATSEELLASINNVLKIIEGVAEAANEGANGTTDIATKVSEVNNKSTEVLEQVLKAKDSTAKLKAEISRFKI from the coding sequence ATGTTAAAAACTATCAAATCAAAAATCACTTTTATAGTTCTTTTACTGTTAAGTATTATTATATTTATTGGTTTAAATTCATTAGTTAAATTAAAAACAGTAAATGAAAAGTCTACAATCATATCACAGCAAATGATACCAGGTATTATATATTCAGAAGAACTAAATACTCTGACTTCAGATTTCAGAATACTGGAATATGAACATGTTATTGCTGAAAATAAAGAAACAATGAGTGCAAAAGAAAAAGCTATGGAAGAAAAAAATAAAGAAATACAAGAATTTATAAAAAAATACGAAAACACCGCTACTGCTGAAAAAGATAAAAAATTGATTAACGATGTTAAAGATAAATGGTCTCACTATCTAGATTTAAACAAAAAAGCAGCTGTATTAAGCAACCAATTAAAAACAGAAGAAGCTATGAAAATATTAAATACTGAATCAAAAGAAGCCTTCGATTCAGCATCTTCAACTTTATTAAAATTAGCTCAACTAAATAAACAAGCCTCTGAAAATGCTAGTTTAGAAGGAGATAGGCAGTATGAAAATTCCAAAAAATTCACTTTAATTATATTAATAGTTTTAGCATTAGTATCTGTAGGTGTTGGTATAGTAATTATCAAGTCTATAACAAAATCATTGGATATTTTAAAAAGGGAGTTAGATGTTCTTTCCGAAAAGGGAGGAGATTTAACTCAAGAGATTGTAGTTGATTCTAAAGATGAAATTAATGAACTGGCAAAAAGTATAAATAAATTCATAAATAATATAAGAAACATTATGGTGTCCGTTACTGAAAACGTAGATAATATAGAAGTAGTTGTAGATACTATAAATGGTTCTATGTCAAAATTAAATGAAAACATAGAAGGAGTATCTGCTACAACTCAAGAATTGTCTGCAAGCATGGAGGAAACAGCAGCGTCATCAGAAGAAATGTCTGCTACATCAAAAGAAATAGAAAGTGCTGTTAATTCCATAGCAGAAAAATCAACAGAAGGAGCACAACACGCTGAAGAAATACACACTAGGGCTAAAGAAACTCAAACAAATGTACAAACATCACAAAAAAGAAGTAATGATATATTTATAAGCACAAGTTCATCACTAAAAAAAGCTATAGAACAATCAAAAGTAGTAGAACAAATATCCGTACTTTCAGAAGCTATTATGCAAATAACACAGCAAACAAACCTTTTAGCTTTAAATGCGGCAATTGAAGCCTCAAGAGCCGGGGAAGCAGGAAGAGGTTTTTCAGTGGTAGCTGATGAAATTAGAAAACTTGCAGAACAATCAAAGGATGCAGTAGTTGAAATAAAAAATATCACAGATAAAGTAACAGAAAATGTAGATAATCTAGGAAAACATTCTAGCAATCTACTAACATTTGTGTCAACAGACGTAGATAATGATTATAAAACAATGCTTAAAGTAGCAGACAAATACAATAAGGATGGTAATTTTATAGATAATATTGTAACAGATTTTAGCGCCACATCAGAAGAACTTTTAGCATCAATAAATAATGTATTAAAAATTATAGAAGGAGTTGCAGAAGCAGCAAATGAAGGAGCAAATGGAACAACTGACATTGCTACTAAAGTATCTGAAGTTAACAATAAATCAACTGAAGTACTAGAGCAAGTTCTTAAAGCAAAGGATAGTACGGCTAAATTAAAAGCTGAAATTTCTAGATTCAAAATATAA
- a CDS encoding thioesterase family protein, whose amino-acid sequence MNFSTLLKVGETVVNEYIVKPENTADVIGNTGVNVLSTPSMIGFMENTSANVVMDKMPENYRVVGTKINVEHINSTPINMKVTVKSTLTSIEGKKLCYNVEAFNEKSKIGFGTYEQHIINLESFLDKN is encoded by the coding sequence ATGAATTTTAGTACTCTTTTGAAAGTTGGAGAAACTGTAGTTAATGAATACATAGTAAAACCAGAAAATACAGCAGACGTTATTGGAAACACAGGTGTCAATGTGCTGTCTACACCTAGTATGATTGGATTTATGGAAAATACATCTGCAAATGTAGTAATGGATAAAATGCCTGAAAATTATAGAGTTGTTGGAACAAAAATTAATGTTGAACATATAAATTCAACACCTATCAACATGAAAGTTACCGTAAAATCAACATTGACATCAATTGAGGGCAAAAAACTTTGTTACAATGTAGAAGCTTTCAATGAAAAATCTAAAATAGGTTTTGGAACATATGAACAACATATAATTAACTTAGAAAGTTTTTTAGATAAAAATTAA